The following proteins are encoded in a genomic region of Leifsonia psychrotolerans:
- a CDS encoding ABC1 kinase family protein, whose amino-acid sequence MGAIIWELLLVGIITIVFMMVLAGFARRFLGVRIGLIRLVIAGVLGLGAEVGFESQFVWGKQQYSLALLPLQFGIILFVAVAFLVLAEILVPPGSIPRPDQWLPSLTSRFERTRRYAEISRIALRQGLVPFRLNTEPTAAGSAERTRQARALRGALESAGGAFVKLGQLLSTRTDILPVEFLAELSQLQQRVPPAKWTDVRALLEAELAGSVEEHFSSFDETPLAAASIGQVHRATLKTGERVAVKVQRPGIIPLIDRDIDIMIRLATQFERTTAWGKDLGVQGLAETFAASLRDEVDYRIEAGNMAAMALTQAKHNDDERVGIPRHFAQLCTSKVLVMELVDGDTLSDPRAFLVHSAAERDEQAGRLLRSTLTQIIDDGVFHADLHPGNIILRPDGEIVLLDFGSVGRLDSQLRAQIGAVLLAFYRGDAGAFTDALLAFVELPDEIDETSLRRQIGVFVATRLGPGASLDVTVFTEMVRMLTENRIAVPSELATAFRAVATVEGTLRHLSPGFDMLSAAGAFAQDRIKRSFTPGAAFTGVRDEFLSLAPLIRRLPTRIDRITGALVDGRFSVNVRLFADRRDRTLVRSLVNLVVVAFMAGTFGIMAAMLLISDGGPVVTPTLSLFQVFGYLLVVLSGLLTLRVLFDVFRLQRTE is encoded by the coding sequence GCAGCAATACTCGCTTGCGCTGCTGCCCTTGCAGTTCGGCATCATCCTGTTTGTTGCGGTGGCCTTTCTGGTTCTCGCCGAGATTTTGGTTCCGCCCGGGTCGATCCCACGCCCCGACCAGTGGCTTCCGTCGCTCACCTCTCGGTTTGAACGCACGCGTCGCTATGCCGAGATCTCCCGGATCGCACTGCGTCAGGGCTTGGTGCCATTCCGGTTGAACACGGAGCCGACCGCAGCCGGCAGCGCGGAACGCACGCGTCAGGCGCGGGCGCTGCGCGGCGCGCTGGAAAGTGCGGGCGGTGCCTTCGTGAAACTCGGCCAACTACTTTCTACCCGCACCGACATTCTTCCTGTCGAATTCCTCGCCGAGCTTTCCCAGTTGCAGCAACGGGTGCCGCCAGCGAAGTGGACTGACGTTCGTGCGCTTCTCGAAGCGGAGCTCGCCGGTTCCGTCGAGGAACACTTTTCATCGTTTGACGAGACTCCGCTTGCGGCGGCTTCCATCGGGCAGGTACACCGCGCGACGCTCAAAACGGGGGAGCGGGTGGCGGTGAAGGTTCAGCGCCCCGGCATCATCCCGCTGATCGATCGCGATATCGACATCATGATCAGGCTCGCCACACAGTTTGAACGCACCACCGCATGGGGGAAGGATCTTGGCGTGCAGGGTTTGGCTGAGACCTTCGCTGCCAGCCTGCGCGACGAGGTGGACTATCGTATCGAAGCCGGCAATATGGCCGCGATGGCGCTCACCCAGGCCAAGCACAACGACGACGAGAGAGTTGGCATCCCTCGCCATTTCGCGCAACTTTGCACGAGCAAGGTTCTTGTCATGGAACTCGTCGATGGCGACACTCTCAGCGACCCACGGGCCTTTCTGGTGCATTCGGCGGCCGAGCGTGACGAGCAAGCCGGCCGGTTGCTGCGTTCGACTCTCACGCAGATCATCGATGACGGTGTCTTTCACGCGGACCTTCACCCCGGGAACATCATTCTGCGCCCCGACGGAGAGATCGTACTGCTCGACTTCGGTTCCGTCGGGCGGCTCGATTCCCAACTTCGCGCTCAGATCGGTGCGGTGCTTCTGGCCTTCTACCGAGGAGACGCGGGCGCATTCACAGATGCTCTTCTCGCCTTCGTCGAGCTGCCCGACGAAATCGACGAAACGTCATTGCGGCGTCAGATCGGAGTCTTCGTCGCCACCCGTTTGGGGCCCGGCGCTTCGCTCGACGTGACAGTCTTCACCGAGATGGTGCGGATGCTCACCGAGAATCGCATTGCGGTCCCGTCTGAACTGGCGACGGCCTTCCGGGCTGTCGCCACCGTCGAAGGCACGCTGCGTCACCTCAGTCCCGGCTTCGACATGCTCAGTGCGGCCGGCGCCTTCGCCCAAGATCGCATCAAGCGCAGCTTCACGCCGGGTGCGGCGTTCACGGGCGTCCGCGATGAGTTCTTGTCGCTCGCCCCGCTGATCCGACGGTTGCCGACGCGGATCGATCGCATCACCGGCGCCCTCGTCGATGGTCGGTTCAGCGTCAATGTGCGACTCTTCGCCGATCGACGAGATCGCACGCTCGTGCGCAGTCTCGTCAACCTGGTCGTTGTGGCATTCATGGCCGGAACCTTCGGCATCATGGCCGCGATGCTTTTGATCAGCGATGGGGGACCGGTGGTCACGCCCACGCTGAGCCTGTTCCAAGTATTCGGATACCTACTCGTTGTTCTTTCGGGGCTGCTCACCCTGCGTGTGCTTTTCGACGTTTTCCGCCTGCAACGAACCGAGTAG
- a CDS encoding primosomal protein encodes MSPSGSNGNDPRGGSRDDRSSGAGRDDRSKGSQGNSSRSGGAPYRGNSDRPARDGERPPYRGNSERPARDGERKPWEKSGERPAYRGNSDRPSGSGERAPYRGNSDRPARDGERAPYRGNSDRPARDGERKPWEKSGERPAYRGNSDRPSGSGERAPYRGNSDRPARDGERPPYRGNSDRPARDGERKPWEKSGERPAYRGNSDRPARDGERPPYRGNSERPARDGERKPWEKSGERSDRPARDGARSERPAYRGGADRPAHHGDKKPWDKDGSRDRPRRDSDSRDGDKKLWTRDGAPARNDREARDAQYIAEEETVEQRMQRELRPVRSRHDDPILPDDVSDKDLDRLARNELKTLTKDNAEWVAKHLAMAARLIDSDPEAAHAHVVSAARRAGRIAIVRESLAITAYAIGDFALALRELRTYRRISGSNDQLALMVDSERGVGRPDRALELGRSVDRATLPASVQVSLAIAMCGARLDLGETEAALRELEIPQLNTKTAFSYSAELFATYADVLAELGRDADAEKWTILAARADAAFGEADDETMEIIEIDEEEQYDLDADDIFAADDALIVHDQSDAVEPKSVEPEPIEPVESAETETAPSDDDDVVDGAQAVEAAQAAKVEAARLAKNEKARAARAAKAAAASAADTSAE; translated from the coding sequence GTGAGCCCTTCAGGATCCAATGGCAACGACCCACGCGGCGGAAGCCGGGACGATCGGTCATCCGGCGCAGGCCGAGACGACCGTTCGAAGGGATCACAGGGTAACTCCTCCCGCTCCGGCGGGGCGCCGTACCGCGGCAACTCGGACCGGCCCGCTCGGGACGGCGAGCGTCCGCCGTACCGTGGCAACTCGGAGCGTCCGGCCCGTGATGGTGAGCGTAAGCCGTGGGAGAAGAGCGGCGAGCGTCCTGCCTACCGCGGCAACTCCGATCGTCCGTCGGGTTCGGGCGAGCGTGCGCCGTACCGTGGCAACTCGGACCGTCCGGCTCGTGATGGTGAGCGTGCGCCGTACCGTGGCAACTCCGATCGTCCGGCTCGTGATGGTGAGCGTAAGCCGTGGGAGAAGAGCGGCGAGCGTCCTGCCTACCGCGGCAACTCCGATCGTCCGTCTGGTTCGGGCGAGCGTGCGCCGTACCGTGGCAACTCCGATCGTCCGGCTCGTGATGGTGAGCGTCCGCCGTACCGTGGCAACTCCGATCGTCCGGCCCGTGATGGTGAGCGTAAGCCGTGGGAGAAGAGCGGCGAGCGTCCTGCCTACCGCGGCAACTCGGACCGTCCGGCCCGTGACGGCGAGCGTCCGCCGTACCGCGGCAACTCCGAGCGTCCGGCTCGTGATGGTGAGCGTAAGCCGTGGGAGAAGAGCGGCGAGCGTTCCGATCGACCGGCACGCGATGGCGCACGCTCCGAGCGTCCCGCGTATCGCGGCGGTGCGGACCGTCCGGCACACCACGGAGACAAGAAGCCGTGGGACAAGGATGGTTCACGCGATCGTCCGCGCCGCGATTCAGACTCGCGCGACGGTGACAAGAAGCTGTGGACCCGCGATGGAGCTCCAGCCCGGAACGACCGTGAAGCCCGTGACGCCCAGTACATTGCGGAGGAGGAGACCGTCGAGCAGCGTATGCAGCGCGAGCTCCGCCCCGTGCGTTCGCGGCACGATGACCCCATTCTGCCCGACGACGTTTCAGACAAAGACCTCGACCGCCTCGCGCGCAACGAGCTCAAGACCCTGACCAAAGACAACGCCGAATGGGTGGCCAAGCACCTCGCCATGGCCGCGCGACTGATCGACAGCGACCCCGAAGCAGCCCACGCCCATGTGGTCTCCGCCGCTCGTCGCGCTGGTCGCATTGCGATCGTGCGTGAAAGTCTTGCGATCACCGCCTACGCGATCGGCGACTTCGCTCTGGCGCTGCGGGAACTGCGTACCTACCGTCGCATCTCCGGATCCAACGACCAGCTGGCTCTGATGGTCGACAGCGAACGCGGCGTCGGTCGCCCCGACCGGGCGCTGGAACTCGGGCGTTCGGTCGACCGGGCAACCCTGCCGGCATCCGTGCAGGTGTCGCTGGCGATCGCCATGTGCGGCGCGCGCCTCGACCTCGGCGAGACCGAAGCGGCTCTGCGCGAGCTCGAAATTCCCCAGCTCAACACAAAGACGGCGTTCTCCTACAGCGCTGAGCTGTTCGCCACCTACGCGGATGTTCTGGCTGAGCTGGGCCGCGACGCCGACGCTGAGAAGTGGACGATTCTCGCGGCTCGGGCCGATGCCGCATTCGGCGAGGCTGACGACGAGACGATGGAGATCATCGAGATCGACGAAGAAGAGCAGTACGACCTTGACGCTGATGACATCTTTGCGGCCGATGATGCGTTGATCGTGCACGACCAGTCGGATGCCGTTGAGCCGAAGTCTGTCGAGCCCGAGCCCATTGAGCCTGTTGAGTCTGCGGAAACTGAGACGGCCCCGTCCGACGATGACGACGTCGTCGACGGGGCCCAGGCCGTCGAGGCCGCCCAGGCTGCGAAGGTCGAAGCCGCCCGTCTCGCCAAAAACGAAAAGGCGCGGGCCGCCCGTGCAGCCAAGGCCGCCGCAGCCAGCGCCGCTGACACCTCGGCCGAGTAG
- a CDS encoding HAD-IIA family hydrolase, which produces MLKFGRKTVTSTPLDGVDVVLADLDGVVYAGPSAIPFAVDALNRAAETLRVGYITNNASRTDQSVADHLTELGLAVAAADVVTSPQAAVRLLADQVAPGALILVIGGDGLVNEVEKAGFLVTRSADDKPAAVIQGFAPDVGWAHLAEASFALNNAAADGAEIPWIATNTDWTIPVARGIAPGNGTLVSAVHTAVGRLPIVAGKPEVAIFTEATNRFGASQALFIGDRLDTDILGANRAGIPSVLVLTGIDKAKQVLAADAASRPQFILDDLRQLHEPYPETVMSKDGSSATVAGATVRIRGNDVEVSAEGDNGINLLRAACAAIWASGRPIYGLNVPERLYLDR; this is translated from the coding sequence TTGCTGAAGTTTGGTCGTAAGACTGTGACGTCGACGCCGCTTGACGGCGTCGACGTTGTTCTGGCCGACCTCGACGGAGTCGTCTACGCTGGTCCGTCGGCGATTCCGTTCGCCGTCGATGCGCTGAATCGTGCGGCTGAGACGCTCCGCGTCGGCTACATCACGAACAACGCCTCGCGCACCGATCAGTCGGTGGCCGACCATCTGACCGAACTCGGGTTGGCTGTGGCCGCAGCGGATGTCGTCACCTCACCCCAGGCCGCCGTTCGACTTCTGGCCGATCAGGTCGCGCCCGGCGCGCTCATCCTGGTGATCGGCGGGGACGGGCTGGTCAACGAGGTCGAGAAAGCAGGTTTTCTCGTCACGCGCTCGGCCGACGACAAACCGGCCGCCGTCATTCAGGGCTTCGCCCCCGACGTGGGGTGGGCGCACCTGGCCGAGGCCTCCTTCGCTCTAAACAATGCGGCGGCGGACGGAGCCGAGATTCCCTGGATCGCCACCAACACCGACTGGACGATTCCGGTGGCGCGCGGCATCGCCCCGGGCAACGGCACCCTCGTGTCGGCCGTGCATACCGCCGTCGGACGGTTGCCGATCGTTGCGGGCAAGCCGGAGGTCGCCATCTTCACCGAGGCGACGAACCGGTTCGGTGCCAGTCAGGCGCTGTTCATCGGTGACCGACTCGACACCGACATTCTCGGAGCCAACCGGGCGGGCATCCCCTCGGTTCTCGTACTGACCGGCATCGACAAGGCGAAACAGGTTCTGGCCGCCGATGCGGCCTCGCGTCCACAGTTCATTCTTGACGACCTGCGTCAGCTGCACGAGCCGTACCCCGAGACGGTCATGAGCAAAGACGGAAGCAGCGCGACCGTCGCCGGCGCCACCGTGCGCATCCGCGGAAATGACGTCGAAGTCAGTGCCGAGGGCGACAACGGCATCAACCTGCTGCGGGCCGCCTGCGCGGCGATCTGGGCGTCGGGGCGACCGATCTACGGGCTGAACGTTCCCGAGCGACTGTATCTCGACAGGTAA
- a CDS encoding TlyA family RNA methyltransferase, with amino-acid sequence MESRLDSALVERGLVRSRTIAAKLIAAGLVSVAGQTAVKAAAKVRANQLIEVAPTDHYVSRGAHKLLAALDAFELSVAGRTALDAGASTGGFSQVLLERGASQVIAVDVGHGQLAPELALEPRLVLVEGFNVRYASAESLAAASGISTRPTLVVADLSFISLPTVLPALVASAAPGADFVLLIKPQFEVGRGGIREGVVHDLALRADAVAGVLWAGWDLGLHTNGLIASPILGAAGNHEYLCWMSTERGSNPTEWIDRIKQLVGV; translated from the coding sequence GTGGAATCCAGGCTTGACTCGGCACTTGTCGAGCGTGGTTTGGTGCGCTCCCGAACCATCGCGGCCAAGCTCATCGCGGCCGGGCTGGTCAGTGTGGCCGGCCAGACCGCCGTCAAGGCGGCGGCCAAGGTGCGCGCGAACCAGCTCATCGAAGTCGCCCCGACCGATCATTATGTGAGCCGCGGGGCCCACAAACTCCTCGCCGCGCTTGACGCATTCGAGCTGAGCGTCGCGGGGCGCACCGCCCTCGACGCCGGCGCTTCCACCGGTGGCTTCAGCCAAGTCTTGCTCGAACGCGGCGCCAGTCAGGTGATCGCCGTTGACGTGGGCCACGGGCAGTTGGCGCCCGAACTCGCTCTCGAGCCGCGCTTGGTTCTGGTTGAAGGATTCAACGTGCGTTACGCGAGCGCAGAATCGTTGGCCGCGGCATCCGGAATCAGCACCCGGCCCACGCTCGTCGTGGCCGACCTCTCCTTCATCTCACTCCCCACAGTGCTGCCGGCCCTCGTGGCGTCGGCCGCGCCGGGCGCGGACTTCGTGCTGCTGATCAAGCCGCAGTTCGAGGTGGGGCGGGGCGGCATCCGTGAGGGTGTCGTGCATGATCTGGCCCTGCGAGCGGATGCCGTCGCCGGCGTTCTCTGGGCGGGCTGGGATCTGGGTCTGCACACGAACGGCCTGATCGCCTCGCCGATCTTGGGTGCGGCAGGCAATCACGAGTATCTCTGCTGGATGAGCACCGAGCGCGGCAGTAATCCGACAGAATGGATCGACCGGATCAAGCAGCTCGTGGGAGTGTGA
- a CDS encoding NAD kinase, whose product MTDTARYILVVAHTGRSDSLEAAVTVCEQLLAAGAIPVLDSVERADLLAAAPQLANRLEVLGEQVASTELELVIVLGGDGTILRAAELVRGCSAPLLGINLGHVGFLAESERDDLGEAVRRVLDRDYAVEERMTLAVRVKVGSEVVYETWALNEATVEKASRERMLEVVVEVDGRPLSSFGCDGVVMSTPTGSTAYSFSAGGPVVWPSLDALLLVPLSAHALFARPLVVGPDSSLAVEILARGGGSGVLWADGRRAHDLPPGARVVARRSSVPVRLARLHSGPFTDRLVNKFNLPVTGWRGPIGRE is encoded by the coding sequence ATGACAGATACAGCACGCTACATTCTCGTCGTCGCGCACACGGGACGCAGCGACTCGCTCGAGGCTGCCGTCACCGTCTGCGAGCAGTTGTTGGCCGCCGGCGCGATCCCGGTGCTCGACAGTGTCGAACGCGCCGACCTGCTGGCCGCAGCGCCTCAACTGGCGAACCGGCTCGAGGTCCTCGGCGAGCAGGTCGCGAGCACCGAGCTCGAACTCGTCATCGTGCTCGGCGGCGATGGCACCATTTTGCGTGCCGCCGAACTCGTGCGCGGATGCTCCGCTCCGCTGCTCGGAATCAACCTCGGCCATGTGGGCTTCCTGGCCGAAAGCGAGCGCGACGATCTCGGTGAGGCCGTGCGCCGTGTGCTGGATCGCGACTATGCCGTCGAGGAGCGCATGACGCTCGCGGTGCGCGTCAAGGTGGGCAGCGAGGTTGTCTATGAAACCTGGGCGCTCAACGAGGCAACGGTCGAGAAAGCCAGCCGCGAACGCATGCTCGAGGTCGTCGTCGAGGTCGACGGCCGTCCGCTCTCCTCCTTCGGTTGCGACGGCGTGGTCATGTCGACGCCCACCGGGTCGACCGCCTACTCGTTCTCGGCCGGTGGCCCCGTCGTCTGGCCCAGTCTCGACGCACTATTGCTCGTGCCGCTCAGCGCCCACGCACTCTTTGCCCGCCCTCTCGTTGTCGGCCCCGACTCGTCGCTGGCCGTCGAGATTCTGGCGCGCGGTGGCGGTTCCGGCGTGCTCTGGGCCGATGGTCGTCGGGCCCACGATCTCCCGCCCGGCGCCCGCGTCGTGGCCCGCCGCTCGAGCGTGCCGGTGCGTCTGGCCCGCCTGCACTCCGGCCCCTTCACCGACCGTCTCGTGAACAAATTCAACCTGCCCGTCACGGGCTGGAGGGGGCCCATTGGTCGCGAGTAG
- the recN gene encoding DNA repair protein RecN, whose product MIEELSIRDLGVIAEATLPLGPGFTAVTGETGAGKTMVVTALGLLLGERADAGTVRQGQAQSWVEGRWLVDPAGAVADRVRDAGGDLDGAELILGRSVSAEGRSRAIVGGRSAPASVLGDLGGALVVVHGQSDQVRLRSAVAQRDALDRFAGPELAAALADYQQVFHDWHANRSELDRLTQERDARAREAESLRIAIAEVEDVAPLRGEDAELAERAERLGNLEELRLAAAQARELLSAEDSTDDLPDATALLDGARRQLERAATHDSALPPIVDAIANAGFLIADIAAQLSSYLAELDADGARELEIVQERRAALAIVARKYVGGLDEAIDFLDTGSARLLELDSDSERIDQLSADTERGEQQVNERAGVITLLRESAGVALGAAVTAELAALAMPNARLIVEIDSREEPTVTGRDGVKILLQPHAGAEPRALAKGASGGELSRVMLAIEVVINAMDPVPTFVFDEVDAGVGGAAAIEIGRRLARLAETAQVIVVTHLAQVAAFAGNHLTVVKDSDGAVTASSVRQLHGDERAAEMARLLSGLPDSKSGLEHARELIALAHTP is encoded by the coding sequence ATGATCGAAGAACTGTCGATTCGGGATCTCGGCGTCATCGCCGAAGCAACGCTCCCGCTCGGGCCCGGATTCACCGCGGTCACGGGCGAGACCGGTGCCGGCAAGACCATGGTCGTCACGGCGCTCGGGCTGCTGCTTGGTGAGCGAGCGGATGCCGGCACCGTGCGACAGGGGCAGGCGCAGAGTTGGGTGGAGGGGCGCTGGCTCGTCGATCCGGCCGGTGCCGTGGCCGATCGTGTGCGTGACGCCGGGGGAGACCTCGACGGCGCAGAACTCATCCTCGGCCGTTCGGTCTCGGCCGAGGGGCGCAGTCGGGCCATCGTGGGTGGACGCAGCGCTCCGGCATCCGTTCTGGGCGATCTCGGCGGTGCGCTCGTGGTCGTGCACGGCCAATCCGACCAGGTGCGCCTGCGCTCGGCTGTGGCGCAACGCGACGCTCTCGACCGATTTGCCGGCCCCGAGTTGGCCGCGGCCCTTGCCGACTACCAGCAGGTGTTCCATGACTGGCACGCCAACCGCTCCGAGCTTGACCGCCTCACCCAAGAGCGCGATGCGCGCGCGCGCGAGGCCGAAAGCCTGCGCATCGCCATCGCCGAGGTCGAAGACGTTGCACCGCTGCGCGGCGAAGACGCCGAGCTCGCCGAACGCGCCGAACGTCTCGGCAACCTCGAAGAGCTGCGTCTGGCCGCGGCCCAGGCCCGCGAACTGCTCTCGGCCGAAGACTCGACCGATGACCTCCCGGATGCCACGGCTCTGCTCGACGGCGCCCGTCGCCAACTCGAACGGGCGGCCACCCACGACTCGGCACTGCCCCCGATCGTCGACGCCATCGCCAACGCCGGATTCCTGATCGCTGACATTGCCGCGCAACTGTCGAGCTACCTGGCCGAACTCGATGCCGACGGCGCCCGCGAGCTTGAAATCGTGCAGGAGCGCCGGGCCGCGCTCGCGATCGTAGCCCGCAAGTATGTCGGCGGCCTCGACGAAGCCATCGATTTTCTCGACACCGGCAGCGCTCGGCTGCTCGAACTCGACAGTGACTCGGAGCGTATCGATCAGCTCAGCGCCGACACCGAACGAGGCGAGCAGCAGGTCAACGAGCGGGCGGGCGTGATCACCCTGCTGCGCGAGAGCGCCGGTGTCGCCCTCGGCGCGGCGGTGACCGCCGAGCTGGCCGCACTGGCCATGCCGAACGCACGCCTGATTGTCGAGATCGACAGTCGCGAAGAGCCGACCGTGACCGGCCGGGACGGCGTGAAGATTCTGTTGCAACCGCACGCCGGCGCCGAACCGCGCGCCTTGGCCAAGGGCGCATCCGGCGGAGAGCTCTCGCGGGTGATGCTGGCGATCGAGGTCGTGATCAACGCCATGGACCCGGTGCCGACCTTCGTCTTCGACGAGGTTGACGCGGGAGTCGGAGGCGCGGCCGCGATTGAGATCGGGCGTCGGTTGGCGCGACTCGCCGAAACCGCACAGGTCATCGTAGTGACTCACCTGGCGCAGGTCGCCGCGTTCGCCGGCAACCACCTGACGGTCGTGAAAGATAGTGACGGCGCGGTGACCGCCTCGAGCGTTCGCCAGCTGCACGGTGACGAACGTGCCGCCGAAATGGCACGGCTGCTCTCGGGTCTGCCCGACTCGAAAAGCGGTCTGGAGCATGCACGCGAGCTGATCGCCCTGGCGCACACGCCCTAA